Proteins found in one Moritella sp. F3 genomic segment:
- a CDS encoding TIGR03747 family integrating conjugative element membrane protein encodes MANDAVTDKRLTIIDFITQSILVLMFSLMMSIIIEWCGMAYYWDHSSSHALQTLEGDLGYINDDFTEENILGYRPIDIIDYFYSTFHQPNEDGSPSLVTRFVQTVTQSDYDGGLLGSLTNSTGVGVKEYILAALYVMLSFVLRLAILTLSIPLVLVVVTVGLVDGLVFRDLRRWQNGQESAFKYHYGKKMLLPSLFFSWFLYLSIPFSINPSFVIVPMAIISAYIARETAHWFKKYL; translated from the coding sequence ATGGCGAACGATGCAGTTACAGACAAACGGCTAACTATCATTGATTTCATCACGCAGTCAATACTTGTGCTTATGTTTAGTCTGATGATGAGCATCATCATTGAATGGTGTGGCATGGCTTACTATTGGGACCACAGTAGTAGTCACGCCCTGCAAACACTTGAAGGGGATTTGGGTTACATCAATGATGACTTTACAGAGGAAAATATACTTGGGTATAGGCCAATAGATATTATTGATTATTTTTACTCGACATTTCATCAACCGAATGAGGATGGCAGTCCGTCGTTAGTAACTCGCTTTGTCCAAACGGTCACTCAATCTGACTACGATGGCGGCCTACTTGGGTCACTTACAAACTCAACGGGAGTGGGTGTAAAAGAATATATATTGGCTGCATTGTATGTGATGTTGTCGTTTGTGTTGAGACTGGCTATTTTGACGTTAAGTATTCCACTTGTACTTGTGGTGGTCACAGTTGGTCTTGTCGATGGATTGGTGTTTCGAGATTTAAGACGATGGCAGAACGGCCAGGAGAGTGCGTTTAAATACCACTATGGCAAGAAAATGCTTTTGCCGAGTTTATTTTTTAGTTGGTTTTTATATCTCAGCATCCCCTTTTCGATCAATCCGTCATTTGTTATTGTGCCGATGGCAATAATTAGCGCTTACATTGCAAGGGAGACTGCCCACTGGTTTAAGAAGTACTTGTAG
- a CDS encoding S24 family peptidase, whose translation MLLLCSAVCIYSIEVVLTNEFTGFENPAATFLESALDLGEIISHPASTFIYQNTEIDDRSPIELVKWYVIDSSLKPELIDSVLIELHGEQTIRRVSSLCYTTEPVLTLGTVTAIIKHHHITPAIPDDLQFGLHSALIPLPAAAFISRARGSKMSGLGIKNEDLLVVRRDVNYEQGSIAVIYSENKFMCRVLNLSNNTLDDADGVQSPLIRPLSAEGVATASIEFKRPVIAWG comes from the coding sequence ATGCTACTGCTATGCTCCGCTGTATGTATATACAGTATAGAGGTTGTTTTGACTAATGAGTTTACCGGTTTCGAAAATCCCGCGGCTACTTTCCTTGAAAGCGCATTGGACTTGGGCGAAATAATTAGCCACCCCGCCTCTACTTTCATTTATCAAAACACTGAAATAGATGACCGATCTCCTATTGAATTGGTCAAGTGGTACGTCATTGATTCATCACTTAAACCTGAGTTAATTGACTCGGTACTGATTGAACTACACGGAGAACAGACCATTCGCCGTGTTTCGAGTCTTTGTTATACCACTGAGCCGGTACTTACATTGGGAACGGTGACGGCAATTATCAAGCACCATCACATCACACCGGCTATACCTGATGATTTACAATTTGGTTTGCACAGTGCATTGATCCCATTACCTGCAGCCGCCTTTATTTCTAGAGCAAGAGGATCCAAAATGTCTGGGCTTGGCATAAAGAATGAAGATCTATTGGTAGTTCGTCGTGATGTAAATTATGAACAGGGGTCCATAGCTGTCATCTATTCAGAAAATAAGTTTATGTGTCGGGTATTGAACTTGTCTAATAATACTCTTGATGATGCTGATGGCGTGCAATCCCCTCTCATTAGACCATTGTCAGCTGAAGGGGTTGCAACGGCTTCTATTGAATTTAAGCGACCGGTGATCGCATGGGGTTAG